In one window of Arachis ipaensis cultivar K30076 chromosome B06, Araip1.1, whole genome shotgun sequence DNA:
- the LOC107648095 gene encoding serine/threonine-protein kinase 38-like: MDSARSWLHKFQPREKGKSASRRKEGDGEEDNNGAPMDEAALSNVTKQKVAAAKQYIENHYKEQMKSLQERKERRTILEKKLADADVSEEDQNNLLKFLEKKETEYMRLQRHKMGVDDFELLTMIGKGAFGEVRVCREKTTGHVYAMKKLKKAEMLRRGQVEHVRAERNLLAEVDSNCIVKLYCSFQDEDHLYLIMEYLPGGDMMTLLMRKDILTEDETRFYIGETVLAIESIHKHNYIHRDIKPDNLLLDRFGHVRLSDFGLCKPLDCSTLEEADLSVGQNLQGSAQNDGTTPKRTQQEQLEHWQQNRRTLAYSTVGTPDYIAPEVLLKKGYGMECDWWSLGAIMYEMLVGYPPFYSDDPMSTCRKIVNWKSHLKFPEEARLSPEAKDLISKLLCNVPQRLGSNGADEIKAHPFFNGVVWDKLYQMEAAFIPEVNDELDTQNFEKFEESDNHVLKSASRSGPWRKMLSSKDMNFVGYTYKNFEIVNDYQVPGMAELKKKSSRSKKPSIKSLFDVDPEGSELSEAVDASATNQSEESHNKNE; encoded by the exons ATGGATTCTGCAAGAAGTTGGCTTCACAAATTTCAGCCACGAGAGAAAGGGAAGAGCGCTAGCAGAAGGAAAGAAGGTGATGGAGAAGAGGATAATAATGGTGCTCCCATGGATGAAGCAGCTCTTTCAAATGTCACAAAGCAGAAGGTTGCAGCAGCTAAACAGTATATTGAGAATCATTACAAAGAGCAAATGAAGAGCCTTCAGGAAAGGAAGGAGcg TCGAAccatcttggaaaagaagttagCTGATGCTGATGTGTCTGAGGAGGATCAAAACAACCTACTTAAATTTCTAGAGAAAAAAGAAACTGAATATATGCGCCTTCAGAGGCATAAGATGGGAGTTGATGATTTCGAGTTATTGACCATGATTGGCAAAGGTGCATTTGGAGAG GTTAGAGTATGTAGAGAAAAGACAACAGGTCATGTATATGcaatgaaaaaattaaagaaagcagagATGCTTCGTAGAGGCCAG GTAGAACATGTTAGAGCTGAGAGAAATCTCCTTGCCGAGGTTGACAGCAATTGCATAGTCAAACTTTATTGTTCTTTTCAAGATGAGGATCATCTGTATCTTATTATGGAGTACCTACCTGGTGGGGATATGATGACTCTACTTATGAGAAAGGACATCTTGACTGAAGATGAAACCCGTTTTTATATAGGAGAAACCGTTCTGGCTATTGAGTCTATACATAAACACAATTACATACATAG GGACATTAAGCCTGATAATTTATTGCTCGATAGATTCGGACATGTGAGGCTGTCAGATTTTGGACTTTGTAAACCATTAGACTGTAGTACACTTGAAGAAGCAGATCTTTCTGTAGGTCAAAATCTTCAGGGATCTGCACAAAATGATGGCACAACTCCAAAACGCACACAACAAGAACAGTTGGAACACTGGCAGCAAAACAGAAGGACTCTT GCCTATTCTACTGTTGGTACACCTGATTATATTGCTCCAGAAGTCTTATTGAAAAAGGGTTATGGGATGGAATGTGATTG GTGGTCACTTGGAGCCATTATGTATGAAATGTTGGTGGGATATCCACCTTTTTATTCTGATGATCCAATGTCAACATGTAGGAAG ATAGTAAACTGGAAATCTCACTTGAAATTTCCAGAAGAAGCAAGACTATCTCCAGAGGCTAAAGATCTTATTAGTAAGCTTTTGTGTAACGTCCCTCAGAGGCTAGGATCAAATGGCGCAGATGAAATAAAG GCTCATCCATTTTTTAATGGTGTTGTTTGGGACAAGTTGTATCAAATGGAAGCTGCATTTATTCCTGAAGTCAATGATGAGTTAGAtactcaaaattttgaaaagtttgAAGAG TCAGATAACCATGTTCTGAAATCAGCATCAAGATCTGGTCCATGGAGAAAG ATGCTTTCATCTAAGGACATGAATTTTGTGGGATATACATACAAGAACTTTGAAATCGTCAATGACTATCAAGTTCCTGGAATGG